In a single window of the candidate division WOR-3 bacterium genome:
- a CDS encoding T9SS type A sorting domain-containing protein, giving the protein MIQIVLLLVTALSNPVTPPQYATLGAGGPDAYGYRWIDNDTTAPNIPTFAWKDISSVGTLVSGLADDNVVGPFPIGFSFPYYWYTVNNFYIGSNGYIAFGDNYLSAHPFQNLPSPARPNNIIAALMSDLDFSVGSPACYYWTNPAHDTCIISFLNVRWWNVPTSCCSLQIILSRPDSSITFQYKKIQGVPYNGGWSAGNNTIGIENITGTVGLSYLYGAVPSINTPHDGLAVKFYPPVSSSYAVNDVGVWNVLNDNSGGVFFYNQEPRTIWARIKNTGNQPASNIPVHCRIRNAAGTIVYNSTVTIPSMTPGQIDSVVFTPNWTPSATGIYRTVVRTAMTGDVYPANDSIIVETRVVTYPAELMYDDGTNDGGRYWNGPNGGFGNKFIPPRYPCRITAARVNLYYLATPSICSVFVYKDDGPGGTPGTVLARGAITVNSTSATWYQLNLDQTINSGAFFVGVIGTTNQEPVFSMDTSQPRSYQGWEYTGAWAPDRDAADNDVMMRALVNLGTGIEELGPTSINPRPHLTADPNPFHHLITIQLNEVYTPYKVVDIYNILGEKVNKIFTTENSITWDGTDRSGRKVIPGVYFVKLQNSRTPVLKIIKVN; this is encoded by the coding sequence ATGATACAGATTGTGTTACTTTTAGTAACCGCCCTAAGTAATCCCGTAACACCGCCACAATATGCAACGCTTGGTGCAGGTGGCCCAGACGCTTATGGTTATCGCTGGATTGATAATGATACGACTGCTCCCAATATACCTACTTTTGCTTGGAAAGATATTAGTTCTGTCGGAACTTTGGTGTCGGGTCTTGCTGATGATAATGTTGTAGGTCCATTTCCTATCGGTTTTAGTTTCCCTTATTATTGGTATACCGTAAATAATTTCTACATTGGTTCCAATGGTTATATTGCTTTTGGTGATAATTATCTCTCAGCCCATCCTTTCCAAAATTTACCAAGCCCCGCACGTCCTAACAATATTATTGCAGCGCTAATGTCAGATTTAGATTTTTCGGTTGGTAGCCCGGCTTGTTACTATTGGACAAATCCGGCACATGATACCTGTATCATATCTTTCTTAAATGTCCGATGGTGGAATGTTCCGACCTCATGTTGTTCGTTACAGATAATTCTTTCTCGACCTGATAGTTCCATAACTTTTCAATATAAAAAGATTCAAGGTGTTCCATATAATGGTGGTTGGTCAGCAGGTAACAATACAATTGGAATTGAAAACATTACAGGAACTGTCGGACTCTCTTATTTATACGGTGCTGTTCCCTCAATCAATACACCGCATGATGGTTTAGCCGTAAAATTCTACCCTCCGGTTTCTTCATCCTATGCAGTAAATGATGTTGGTGTCTGGAATGTTTTGAATGATAATTCCGGTGGTGTTTTTTTCTACAATCAAGAACCACGCACTATCTGGGCAAGAATTAAAAATACCGGTAACCAACCAGCCAGTAATATCCCAGTTCACTGTCGAATTCGGAATGCTGCAGGCACAATTGTCTATAATAGCACAGTTACGATTCCGTCAATGACACCAGGACAAATTGATTCTGTTGTGTTTACACCTAACTGGACACCATCAGCTACTGGTATTTATCGAACCGTAGTGAGAACTGCAATGACAGGTGATGTCTATCCAGCCAATGATTCAATTATTGTCGAAACCAGAGTAGTTACTTATCCAGCCGAATTAATGTATGACGATGGCACTAATGATGGCGGCCGATATTGGAACGGACCTAACGGTGGTTTTGGCAATAAATTCATCCCTCCCCGTTATCCCTGTCGGATTACTGCTGCTAGAGTAAATCTTTATTATTTAGCAACTCCTTCAATTTGCTCAGTCTTTGTTTATAAAGACGATGGTCCAGGCGGAACTCCTGGTACAGTTTTAGCTCGTGGCGCTATTACTGTTAACTCAACATCAGCAACCTGGTATCAGTTAAATCTTGACCAGACGATTAATTCTGGAGCATTCTTTGTTGGTGTTATCGGCACAACTAATCAAGAACCGGTCTTTAGTATGGATACCTCTCAGCCACGCTCTTATCAGGGTTGGGAATATACCGGTGCCTGGGCACCCGACCGCGACGCTGCAGATAATGATGTAATGATGCGGGCATTAGTAAATTTGGGCACTGGAATCGAAGAACTGGGACCGACATCAATAAATCCCAGACCTCATCTTACTGCCGACCCTAATCCATTCCATCATCTTATTACTATTCAACTCAATGAAGTATATACGCCTTATAAAGTTGTTGATATCTATAATATCTTAGGAGAAAAAGTTAATAAAATTTTCACTACCGAGAACTCGATAACTTGGGATGGAACTGACCGAAGCGGCCGGAAAGTTATACCCGGGGTTTATTTTGTTAAACTTCAAAACAGCCGGACGCCAGTGCTAAAGATTATTAAGGTTAATTAA
- a CDS encoding T9SS type A sorting domain-containing protein, giving the protein MSKLFSVILYLIFISILDAQYLETTIPVGLYPKALVYNPVNNKLYCANWGSHNITVIDGENNQISTTIDVDSNPIALAYNLINNKIYCANEKSNSISVIDCNNNQLITTIAVGMKPVALFFNPTNNCLYCANAKTNNISVVDGNKDIVVMTIGAGCFPNDFTYNSTNNKIYCANLDSENITVIDAVTHQIPTTIPVRIAPCDLIYNHRNNKIYCANWGNSSISIIDGTTDLVITTIYPGWCPWALAYDSINDRIYSANFLSNNLAVIDGISNQILSTIPVGARPKNLFFDEVNGLLYCANYGSGDVTVINSVNNQIITTISVDSQPINLAFNRQYNRVYVANFTSGTVSVIKGNIGLNETNRGMQKVKDFEIYPNPATTYFMICPQSITNEIKLYDVTGKLVKKEKMQNYYSHTLEHKAEKAIKFSLSGIKSGIYFVQIGEESVQKKIVVKK; this is encoded by the coding sequence ATGAGTAAATTATTTTCTGTAATCTTATATTTAATCTTTATTAGTATACTGGACGCACAGTATTTGGAGACAACGATTCCTGTGGGATTATATCCCAAAGCATTGGTATATAATCCAGTTAATAATAAATTGTATTGTGCTAATTGGGGAAGCCATAACATAACCGTGATTGATGGCGAAAACAATCAGATAAGCACGACTATCGATGTTGATAGTAATCCAATCGCCTTAGCATATAATCTTATTAATAATAAAATCTACTGTGCCAATGAAAAAAGCAATAGTATTAGTGTTATTGATTGCAATAATAATCAATTGATAACGACAATTGCGGTCGGTATGAAACCAGTCGCATTGTTCTTTAATCCCACAAATAATTGCCTGTATTGTGCAAATGCTAAAACAAATAATATATCAGTTGTTGACGGAAATAAAGATATTGTGGTAATGACAATTGGCGCAGGCTGTTTTCCTAATGATTTCACTTATAATTCGACAAATAATAAAATCTACTGTGCAAATTTAGACAGTGAGAATATTACGGTAATTGATGCCGTTACGCATCAGATTCCAACGACTATTCCGGTAAGAATTGCGCCATGCGATTTAATCTATAACCACCGAAATAATAAAATTTATTGTGCCAATTGGGGAAATAGTAGTATCTCAATAATTGATGGGACAACTGATTTAGTAATTACTACGATTTATCCCGGATGGTGCCCTTGGGCTTTAGCATACGATTCCATAAATGATAGAATTTATTCCGCAAATTTCTTATCTAATAATCTGGCAGTAATTGATGGTATAAGTAACCAGATTCTTTCAACGATTCCTGTAGGAGCAAGACCGAAAAACTTATTTTTTGATGAAGTTAATGGTCTACTCTATTGTGCTAACTACGGTTCTGGTGATGTCACTGTCATTAATAGCGTAAACAATCAGATTATTACAACTATTAGTGTTGATAGTCAGCCCATAAATTTGGCATTCAATCGGCAATACAATCGTGTTTATGTAGCAAATTTTACAAGTGGAACGGTTTCTGTGATTAAGGGGAATATTGGTTTGAATGAAACCAACCGAGGAATGCAAAAAGTAAAAGATTTTGAAATCTATCCCAATCCGGCTACTACTTATTTTATGATTTGTCCACAATCTATTACTAACGAGATAAAATTATATGATGTAACTGGTAAATTAGTAAAAAAAGAAAAGATGCAAAATTACTATAGTCATACTTTAGAACATAAAGCAGAAAAAGCGATAAAGTTTTCACTATCTGGTATTAAAAGTGGTATTTATTTTGTTCAAATTGGAGAAGAAAGTGTCCAGAAAAAGATTGTAGTAAAAAAATAA
- the recO gene encoding DNA repair protein RecO — MPRIIRTKGICLVSRNFRETSKSVIFYTEAYGKIALIAKGARKSLSKFGSSLEPFVCSELIFYKTEPKSIYILSDASLIDGLLNLKCTNKYFYANQIVELILRTVNFEDPNPNLFRLLYSALKTLNSANSSNNFSSLVTAYFLKTISILGYQPELRWCIVCKNSKTNGFSIKKGGVLCANHIFLDDEIYGKEHIKPLRYLLTAPLEKTLKTSIPQSTAKLVENYINYHLDKVQLHSLRFS, encoded by the coding sequence ATGCCAAGAATTATTAGGACGAAAGGAATTTGTCTTGTATCACGTAATTTTCGAGAAACATCTAAAAGTGTAATTTTTTATACTGAGGCATACGGCAAGATAGCGCTAATTGCTAAAGGTGCCAGAAAATCGCTGAGTAAATTTGGTTCAAGTTTAGAGCCTTTTGTTTGTTCAGAATTAATCTTCTATAAAACTGAGCCTAAATCCATTTACATTCTATCTGATGCTTCGCTCATCGATGGTTTGCTAAATTTAAAATGCACCAACAAATATTTCTATGCTAACCAAATTGTCGAGTTAATCCTACGGACAGTAAATTTCGAAGACCCTAACCCAAATTTATTTAGACTATTATATTCTGCCTTAAAAACTCTTAACTCGGCTAATTCCAGCAATAATTTTTCTTCATTAGTTACGGCTTATTTTTTGAAAACAATTAGTATTTTAGGTTATCAGCCAGAACTTAGATGGTGTATAGTTTGCAAAAACTCAAAAACAAATGGTTTTAGTATAAAAAAAGGCGGCGTCTTATGTGCTAACCATATATTTTTAGATGATGAGATTTATGGTAAAGAACACATCAAGCCATTAAGATATTTATTAACTGCCCCACTGGAGAAAACCTTAAAAACATCTATCCCGCAATCAACTGCCAAATTAGTTGAGAATTACATAAACTATCATTTAGACAAAGTTCAACTTCACTCCTTGCGATTTTCATAG
- a CDS encoding CNNM domain-containing protein, whose product MNEIILGLITVIGQGVFAGSETAFAKANWIRLMTWAKRSNLASVFKVRVNTAIGVLEKKEQVLIITLILTNLFVVMTSVIFSRFFIIYFGPAYTIVSVILVVILSLVFGDFLPKVIAQAFAEYWVIIISPLIRLLLIVFSPILPKVRNNSYYKLSRQDFLSLLKEKKTKDSPTLNQMAKALFEFSQMTVGEIMIPKERIVGLPEDVTYRQAKKIIEKYRFSRYPIYQKNLNKIIAIIHIKDIIWAIKSKTWKLKEFYRKPYLVSAKDKAIMVLKTMSRQGEHLAIVQNEQAETVGIITLEDLLEEVVGEIRSET is encoded by the coding sequence ATGAATGAAATAATCTTGGGTCTAATCACTGTAATCGGACAAGGAGTTTTTGCTGGTAGTGAAACGGCTTTTGCTAAAGCCAACTGGATTCGTTTGATGACTTGGGCAAAAAGAAGCAATCTTGCCTCAGTTTTCAAAGTCCGTGTCAATACCGCAATTGGCGTTTTAGAAAAAAAAGAACAGGTTTTAATTATCACTTTAATTTTGACTAATCTCTTTGTGGTAATGACATCAGTAATTTTTTCCCGCTTCTTTATTATCTATTTTGGTCCAGCATATACAATCGTCTCAGTAATACTTGTAGTGATTTTATCATTAGTATTTGGTGATTTTTTACCTAAAGTTATTGCGCAGGCATTTGCCGAATATTGGGTAATAATTATCAGTCCTTTAATCCGATTATTGTTAATTGTCTTTTCGCCAATTTTGCCTAAAGTACGAAATAATAGTTATTATAAACTCTCAAGGCAGGATTTTCTTTCTTTGCTCAAAGAGAAAAAAACAAAAGATTCGCCAACTCTCAATCAAATGGCAAAAGCCCTTTTTGAATTTTCCCAAATGACAGTCGGAGAGATTATGATTCCTAAAGAACGGATTGTTGGATTACCGGAAGATGTGACTTATCGACAAGCAAAAAAAATCATTGAAAAATATCGTTTCTCACGGTATCCTATTTATCAAAAAAATCTTAATAAGATAATTGCTATAATTCATATTAAAGATATTATTTGGGCAATTAAAAGCAAAACCTGGAAATTAAAAGAGTTTTATCGAAAGCCTTATTTAGTGTCTGCAAAGGATAAAGCGATAATGGTTTTGAAAACAATGAGCCGCCAGGGTGAACATTTAGCAATTGTCCAAAATGAACAGGCCGAGACTGTAGGAATTATAACTTTAGAAGATTTACTTGAAGAAGTAGTAGGAGAGATTAGAAGTGAAACTTAA
- the mgtE gene encoding magnesium transporter — protein MKLKLNGKFKTTNQKHHLTIEQLLRSNQIENLKELLPKIHHSEIGIAIKRLEPSLKIKLFQLLDVDQAADVLLDIDRYSLGIILGELSKPELSQIVKEMEADEATDIVGTMPIQERTSVLQTLPEEASRELAELLKYPENTAGGRMTIDFLPLLENETIGSALRKVRANRTKVQPTNLFFVTDDLSKLQGYVYLTDLVFTSPRMLVKRITKPCPFFAHVLDDQEQTIQAARKYEMTTVPVVDDAGVLKGIITSEDIIKVIEEEASEDIAKLGHAYELESAFSPITKSVRRRLPWLYIDLLGAFVAALVIGSFEQTLKTMITVAAFMPVISEMGGATGSQVIAIIVRSLALGEITFNDAKRLLLKELKVGLCTGGACGIVTAFVAIIFRGSPLLGLIVFGALVINMIVGAITGLMLPLILSKLKRDPALASGLLLTAVTDAIGLFALLGLTALAIKIFGLH, from the coding sequence GTGAAACTTAAATTAAATGGGAAATTTAAAACTACAAATCAAAAACATCATTTAACGATTGAGCAATTGCTTAGGTCAAATCAAATCGAAAACCTGAAAGAACTTTTACCTAAAATTCATCACTCAGAAATCGGTATTGCAATTAAACGTCTAGAACCGTCATTAAAAATAAAACTTTTCCAACTTTTAGATGTTGACCAAGCTGCCGATGTACTGTTAGACATTGACCGCTATTCGCTAGGAATAATACTGGGCGAATTAAGTAAACCAGAGCTATCTCAAATAGTTAAAGAAATGGAAGCGGACGAAGCAACAGATATTGTGGGAACGATGCCAATTCAAGAGCGGACTTCAGTTCTCCAAACATTACCCGAAGAAGCCTCTCGCGAATTAGCCGAATTACTTAAATACCCCGAAAATACTGCTGGCGGTAGAATGACGATTGATTTTCTACCGCTATTGGAAAACGAAACAATTGGTAGTGCTTTAAGAAAAGTTCGGGCAAATCGAACTAAAGTCCAGCCAACTAATCTTTTCTTTGTCACAGACGATTTATCAAAATTACAAGGATATGTCTATCTTACGGATCTGGTATTTACCTCACCTCGGATGTTAGTAAAAAGAATTACCAAACCCTGCCCATTTTTTGCACATGTCTTAGATGACCAGGAGCAAACTATCCAAGCCGCGAGAAAATATGAAATGACCACTGTTCCTGTGGTTGATGATGCCGGAGTGTTAAAAGGTATTATAACTTCAGAAGACATCATCAAAGTCATTGAAGAAGAGGCGAGTGAAGATATTGCTAAATTAGGACACGCCTATGAATTGGAATCAGCATTTTCGCCCATCACCAAAAGTGTAAGGAGACGTTTACCTTGGCTTTATATTGACCTTTTGGGCGCGTTTGTTGCAGCATTAGTAATCGGTTCATTTGAACAGACCTTAAAAACGATGATTACGGTTGCGGCATTTATGCCAGTAATTTCGGAAATGGGAGGTGCTACCGGTAGTCAGGTTATTGCAATCATTGTCCGGTCTCTGGCATTAGGAGAAATCACTTTTAATGATGCAAAGCGATTGTTACTAAAAGAATTAAAAGTTGGTTTATGCACGGGCGGAGCATGCGGAATTGTTACCGCTTTTGTCGCAATTATTTTTCGGGGTTCTCCACTTTTAGGATTAATTGTATTTGGTGCGCTTGTAATTAATATGATTGTTGGTGCCATAACTGGTCTTATGTTACCGTTAATTTTATCAAAATTAAAAAGAGATCCGGCATTAGCATCAGGGCTTTTACTTACAGCAGTTACTGATGCTATTGGATTATTTGCTCTTTTAGGTTTAACTGCACTTGCTATAAAAATCTTTGGTCTTCACTAA